Genomic window (Mycoplasmopsis citelli):
AAGTGCCGATTTAACTCTGTGAGTTTCAGATACTCAGTAAAATTGTGGTTCTTCAACAAAATCTATATCTAAAGCATAATCATTTCTAACAGCAAAAGCATCTCCAACGATGTTATTAAGTGAAGAAGGAACACTACCTCTAATAGTTGCAAGACGCTCCCCTTTATTAACGTCAGGCATTGAAGCAATTAATCCTCAAGTATAAGGGTGTTGGGGATTTTTTAGAATTTCTCTAGCAGTTCCTTCTTCAATAATTTGACCAGCATACATAATTGAAATGTAATCACTAATTGAAGCAACAACCCCTAAGTCGTGAGTAATAAAGACAATTGAAAGTTTGAGTTCATGTTGAAGTTCTTTAATAACGTCAAGCACAAGTGCTTGAACAGTAGGGTCAAGAGCAGTAGTTGGCTCATCTAAAACTAAAATTTTTGAACCTAAAGCCACAATTGTAGCAATAACTACCCTTTGAATCATTCCTCCTGACATTTCATGAGGATAAAGTTTCATTACTGCTTCAGGATCGTTAATTTTTGTTTTACGTAAGAAATCTACCGCACGATTGTAAGCTTCTTTTTTAGTTTTAACAATTTTGTTAACCAACATCCCTTCCATAATTTGTTTTCCAACTTTCATAGTTGGATTTAAAGTAGACATTGGGTTTTGGAATACTGCTGAAACAACTTTTCCACGGTAACCTGAACGTTCTCAATCTTTAAAGGTGAAATTTTCAACATTATTATTATAAAGCTTAATTTCCCCTGAATCAATGACAGCATTATCTCCAGTAAGTCCATAAAGTAGTGAAGTAAGGACACTTTTCCCTGATCCGGATTCACCAATAATAGCGTGAACTTTTCCTTCGTAAATTTGAATTGATGGCCCACGAAGAACTTTATTTTTTTCCCCAGGGCGAGCAGGGTTAGTAAAACTTAAATAAATATCATTAATTTCAGCTGCAATTGGTAATTTAGTTCCATCATTAAAAGTTTTATATTGAACATCTTTATAAAACTTGTCTCAATCAAAAGCTAATAATTTTTTTCTTCCCTTTGACAACTTGTTTTTTAACGATTCTAATGAAAAAATAGAAGAATTTGAATTTGTGTCTTTGTTTTTTGAAAATAATTTTTTAAGCATTTACATTCTCCTATCTTTGTCTTCTAAGTGAATCTTGGACACTAGCTCCAATAAGCTGGATGCTGGTAGTAATTAAAACTAAAACAGCTGATGGTACAAAGACATATCTTAAGTATTGTGGGAAGTTTTTTTGTCCTTCGGAAATTAAATTTCCTAAAGTAGCAGTATTTTCGATGTTAAGTCCAATGAAAGCAAGCGAAGTTTCAGCTAAAATAACACCAGGAATTGAGAACACAAGTTGAGTAATTAAAATTGGTAAAATAACTGGAATGTAGTTTTTAAGAATTTTAATGGTTGGAGTCCCTAGCACCCGAGAAGCTGCTACTCATTCAAAGTTTTTAGCTCTTTTTACTTGAGCACGAATTTGGTTAGCCATTCCAGTTCATGAAGTAAGTGAAAGTGCAAGGGCAATTACTCAAAAGCTTGGATTTATAACAATGGCCATTAAAATTAAAATTAAAATAGTTGGAACAATTGAAATAATTTTAATAATAAAAGTCATAATTTTGTCAAAAGTTTCAAATTGTCCCATCATAATTCCAATCGAAACTCCAATAACAACTTCAATTAAAACTGTAACAATTGCAAGAGCAATTGAATAACGGAGCCCTCATCAAAGTCTAGCTCATAAGTCACGACCTTGAATGTCAGTTCCTAAAAAGTGATAAACTCCATGATTATCTCTTTGACCAAAAGATAAGTATCTTCCGTTAACATTTGAAAGAAGTGGGTCTTGAGTAAAAAATGGTATAAAAAGTGCTAAAACAATTAAAAAGACTAAAATTCAAAACCCAAATACTCCACCAGTATTTTGTGAGAAACGGTGAATAAATTCTTTGAAAACTTTTGTTTCTTTCCCTAAATGTTGTGATTCTGAATATTCAAAAGCATCTCCAATTAATTTTCATTTTTTATAATTAATTGGTTGCATGAATGCATTAGGGGCTCCTTCGAGATTTTCTAAATTAGTTTGCGAAAGTTCTTGAGATTTTCTTAAAGAATCAATTTTTTGGGAGGTTTTATTTTTCAAATTTTCTAAAAATTTAGCCATTATTTACCTCTCCTTCTAACTCTTGGGTCTATTGCTTCATATAATAAATCACGTGTAGCATAAGATAAAATAGTTAAAATCGCAAAAATAACCATTAAAAATAAGATAACATTATAATCTTTAGTTTGAATTGCTTGAAGCAGTGTTGCTCCTGAACCAGAAATAAAGAAAATTTGTTCAATAAAAATACTTCCTAAAAATGATCCAAAAATAACAGCTGGGAAAAAGGTTGCAATTGGGAAAAGTGAAGGTTTAAGAGCATGTTTTCAAACGAATCTATTTTTTGAAACACCTTTAAGATAAGCAAATTTCGCATGCACTGAATTAAGCTCACGGTTTAATTCAGTACGAATATATTTAATATAAACAATAATACTGGTAAGCGAAAGAGCAAGACCTGGTAGTATGTAAGTTGCAAAGTTTTTTTGATCAAATACATATGGAATTCCTACTAATCTTCCTAAAAATACCAATACAACTGCAAAGACAATTGAAGGTACTGAAGAGAAAATTGACACAATAACAGTTGAAAAGTTATCAATAAATTTCCCTGGGTTTTTTCCAACTCAAATTCCAAGCGGAATTCCAATAATAACTGTTAGGAAAACACTAAAAATTCCAATGTAAAATGATTTTAAAAATCTAGCTCCAATTCAATCAGAAATTGGCTGAGCTGGAAATAACGAAAGTGATATTCCAAAATCTAAATGTGCAAGTCCATTAAGGTAGTTTAAATATCTAAGGAAAATTGGTAAATTAAGTCCATATTTTTGCTCAATTGCAATTCTTTGAGATTCTTGCAATCCGGCAGTAAGAGAGTTAGAACCAGGAACTGCATTAATTAAGAAAAAGGCTATGGTAATAACGATAAATCCAATGACAAAAAATTCTAAAATGATTTTAAAAATTTTTCAAAAGGTTCTAAAAACCGGATGTTCTGTAAAGGAGAAAAAATCTTTAAATGAATGCTCAGAAACACGTTTATTTGTAAAAAAGACTTTACTTGAACTTTCTTTATAGTTTCCTTTTAAATGCTTATAAGTTTGATTTAGTTTTGTTAATTCATTCATCTATGCATCTCTCTTTCTAGGTAATCCTGGTCTTGGCGGATTAGTTACATCATATGCAAATTGTAATTTGAAACTAAATACACCCCTAACTCCACCAATTTTAGTGATTTCTCAGTTAGTGTCAACTTCCATAAGTGGAATTATTGGCGAACCATCACGAATAACTTTTTCAAGAAGTGCAACAAAAATAAACACATCTAAAGTTGAATTTCATCCTCTATAAGATTCTTCGTCGGTAAAGTTTCCACTAAAAAAAGCATCGAGTCTTCCTGAGTAATCAATATCATTTTCAGAAACACCTGTGTTTTGATTATTTTCTTTTTGATCAAAATGTCTCATTGATAAATCATTGAATTTAGATCATAATTTTAATTCTTTGAGTTGGAAATCAAATAAATATCCAACTGTTTCGTTTTGGTCATTATTTTTTTCTAAGGCATCAATAAAGATATCCTTCATATCTTCGATTTCAGTTTGCTGCTCTAATTGATTATAATATGCTTGTTTTTGTTCATCAGTTAAATTACTCAATCGATTAATTACTTGCTTAAAATACTGAATTCTTTCTTCATAATCACTAAATGGAACAATTAATGCTTCTAATCTTTCGGCAGTATCAAAAGTTGTTAAAGCTAATTTATCTGCTAAAGTTAAATTGTAACTTTTTCCTGTTATTGGATCAAGTGGTAGTGATGAACTTTGTAAAGTTAAATCTTTGGTTTTATCTTTTCCTCTAACATGGATTTTAAAATTATTTACTGCATCTAGAGTGTTGGTATCTAACAGATAATAAAGATAAATTTGTAAAAGTTTATCTAATCTTGAATTTTTGAGATTATTTTTTGAAATTCCTACACTTAAAAGTAGGTTCTTAACTTTATTAGAGTTATTTATTGCTAAATATTCAAGAAGAGTTGTTGAGAATAAATTGTTATTAAATAATGCTGAGTACAAAATATTTTTAGTTTTAGATAAAATTTTTGTTTTAAAAGTACTTAAGAGTTTATTGATTTGATTAGAAATATCACTTAAACTACTTGAACTTTCAATTGCATTTTTAATACTTTGATCTTCTGAATATACTTGTAGTCCAATTGCAAATATTTCTTTAAGCAATTCTTCTTTTGAAACATTAGGATTTTTAACTTCATTTTTATTAGAAGGTAAAAGTTTTTCTAAAAGCAATTCTGAGATATAAGATTGGTATGTTCAAGCTCCAACTGGATTATTTGTAAATCCAATATTTTTTTGTATTAACGGATTAATTTCATCTGTTTTATAAAACACACCAACATAATCTTGTACTGTATTTCCGCTAAGGTAATCATAATTACGGTAAATAATGTCATATTTACCAGTTTCAATAAATGAAGCATAAGTATTTTCTGGCAATGCTTTAATATCAATATTAACAAACCCTTCTGAATTTCTTAGCAGAGTTTCTTGAAGAGCCGCTCCTGCTTTTCTTTGTTCTTCAGTTGAATTATTTAAATATCTAAGAGTAATTGATTTTCCTTTTAATTCTGGGTGGTTTTTCTTAAATCTTTCTAAATAGAATTTAGCAGTATTTTCAGAATAAGTTAAATCTCTCCGATTTGTTCTCTCAAGTTGGAATGTTTTTCCTAAATGGACTAAGTACTCATAGTTTTGTAATTCAAATGTTTCACCATTTTTAGCCTTGCTTTCTTGTCCGTCGAAAAACATTTCAAGAGAACGCCCATCATCTAGTTTATGCGACCCAAAAGCTGTTCAAGTATTAACTGGAAAAGAGAAATCTCAGTTAACGGTTTTGAGTAAATCTCCACGATTTATTGAGTAATAAATATAATTTCTTAAATCTTGATCGTTAATATAACTTTCTGAGTTAGTAACTGGATCTAGATTAAACCCAAAAGCAATGGTCCCAACTCCTTGATTTTTATTAAGATATTGTTTTTCTGCAGGATTTGATCAATATGAAACAATTTTTTCAGCTGGAATATAAGTTTGTGAAATATATCCATCTTCAAAAAGAGTTGAATTTGTGGTTTTATCTGTTGAAAAGTAAATTTTAATTTTATTAGAAATGGTGTTTGCGTTGTCATAATAATCACGATTTTTTGTTAAGAGCATATACCCTTGCGGACCAAATACAACATCATTAGGAGAAGCGATTTTGAATGCTCCACTAGTTAAAAATTTCGAAACATCAGCTCCATAGTTATCAATTCCACCAACTTCAGTTTCAATATATTTACGATTAATAGGGAATAAAGCTGGCAAAATGTAAAAAATCAAATTAATTCGAGAAGGAGTTTTATTTTCATCAAAAATCATAGTAAATGAATATTCATCATTTGCTAGAGTTTGGTATGCAGATTTTCCTTTATCAAAATTTTGATAGGGATTAACATACTCATTACGAACTAATTTTATAGTTTTGGTTCCTTTTTCTACGTCTTTAATAATAAAGTCTTGTACTGGTGCATCATAACTAAAATCAGGATTTAAATCTAAATTATTAAAAATTTCTTCATTTCCATAATCTAAAAATAATTGTCCAGTATAAAATCCAAAATTTAAAGCCGCTTTGTGAATTTTATCAACATATTCTTTATCTAAAAACTCACCTGGTTTTTGCGGATCTTTTTCATAATATTGTCACACTTTGTCATTAGGATCTTGGACATATTTACCAAAATCTTTACTAAAGATGTATTTTCTTCTTCCTCAAGGATTTGGGTATGGTTTATTAAATTTACTAATGTATTCTTTTTGAGCATTAACAAATTCTTCTGCTCCTCTAATTCCTGTTAATTTGAGAATTTTATTAAGTTTTTGAGACCCAGTGTTTAAATCTAAAATATATTCAAAGTAATCACGTAAATCTTGGGCTGTGATTGTATCACCATTAGATCAAACACTATTTCCATTATTTAAAAATCCAGTAAAAGCCGAGACGTTGTTTTGGTTTTTAGGGTTTTTAAAAGCATAAATTGATGATTGTCTTATAGCATCATTTCCACTTTCTTTTCCTAATCCTCCCAAAATTTCAAAATCATCTAGCGAAAGATGAGCGCCAGAAACTCCTCCATATCCATCTTTTTCAGAGAATTTATTTTTATTTTGTTTAAAAATTTCATCAAAATCTGCTTTTGGATTATTTGGATTAACAGAAATTGGTGTATCAACTAAAGCAAACTTAAAACTTCCAATAGAAATAATTGATTTTAATGAAGTAGTTGGTCCTTCTTTAGTAAATGATTCAACAAGAGAAGGAATTACTCTATCTAATGAACTATATCTAACATAATTAAGGTTATTAATTGGATCAGTTGCAAGTCCAAAATCATATTCTTTTTTAACATTTGAATTAAAATTATCTGGATCATATGGGGCTGCTGAACAACTCATGGCTACAGCTGTTAAAGATCCTGTTAACAAAGAACTCGTTAAAAGAAGTGTCTTTTTTAGGTTTAATTTTCTTTTCATTTGCCCTCCTATTTTTTATTATCTAATAACGTTAAATTGTAAGTCAACTTCAATTACAGCTTTATCAATTTCTTTGTTATTTTTGTCTTTTCCTTTTGCTGAAATTTTAATTGGTGCATTAGAATCGTCTTTACCATTTTCGGTAAGAGATTGACCATGACCTAGTGTAAATATTGATTTTCCGTCTTTATCTTTTAATTCGTTACCATCTTTGTCAACAAAATCAATAGTAAATGAGTTTCCTGGGAACAGTAATGCATCTCTATATTTACCCATTAGTGCATAATCAGAAATTCAAGTACTATAACCCTCATCTTTTAAAGTAACTTTAGAAGTTGGATCAGCTTGTTTTTTAAGATAAAAAATATTATTAGTTTTATCAACATTAACATGAAGATATTTAGCTTCTCCAGTTTTAATGTTAGTAAATTTTAAACGATCAATTTTTGCTGCATCTTCATTTTTTACATATCCATAAAGTGCTAAAGCATCAAAGTCTTTATTTCTGTAAATTCCTGAAACAGTTCTATCACCAACCCCATAGTTATAAAGCTGTGAAAGGAAAAACGCTCTTGGACGTGAAGTTACTTTTTTACCGTCTAAATCAAGCAATCTAATAGTATTATCAATAATTTCGTCTCCAGTGGTTGGATCATAAAGCTCAATACCAATACTTTCTTTTTCTCATTTATCTTTGAAGTATCCGTTGTTATTTGATTTTAATTTTCCAAAATATGATGATTTAATTCTAGTTTGCTGTTGTATATCTGGTAAGGTAATATCGTAATCGTATAATTTAAGTAAATTGCTTAATTCTTTGTTTTTATCAAAATTAATTTCTTGTTTTTGAGTTTGTAAAGCATTTAATTGCAATGCATATTCTTCTTTTGAAAGTTTTAATTCTTCGGGAGTACTTTTTTCAAACTGCGAAATTTTTGCATCAGCTTCAAGAGCTAATTTTTGGTATTTTTGCTGAATTTCTGAACGCTTAGCAAAATATTCATGTGGTTTTGAAGGAGTAAGAAGTATTGTTTCAATTCCGTTAACTATTGCAGATTTACTATTTATACGTTCATTTCAAATTGATAATGAGCTAATATCATTAACATAATCTAATCCAGTGTTTGCTTCACTAACATTGCTTAAATATGTTGGTAAATTCCCAAAATCATTATTTGAAGGAACAAAAGTAGTTTGAACATAATCTCTAGTTAAAGTTTCAGGCATTGTATACACATAATCAGTAAATTTATCAGCAATTTGTGGTTCGTTTTTAGTGTTAAAGTAATCTATAGCATCTGAAGATGGAGTCCCATCAGTAAAATCTAAAAACAAAGCATTTGCTAATGAAGTATTATTAGAATCACTTTGTATTATTAATACATTTCCTAAAAGCATAAATAAATCATTTAAGGAAATATTTTCAAAAGCTTTGGATACAGCATTACTTTCATATTGACCTTTAGCAGTTTTGTTGTAATATTGATCAAATGTTTCCTTAATAGTTTCAAGGAACTTTTCAATGTTAAATTTAAATCCATTTGAATTAAGAGTGGTTTTAACATAACTTTCATTAAATTTGGAATTAAGGAAATTCATTCCATAATCACTGCTAAAGATTGCTTTGTTTTTTTCTAAGTCTTTAAGTTTAAATTCTTTAATACTTAAGAAAAGTGAAGAACGAATAAATCTCTTCATTACTTCATTTGCAAGTGATTGTTCGCTAGCGACAATTGTATTTTTCATTGGCGAATCAGCTTCTTGAGAAACTTCAGCTTTAAATTTATCTAAATTGAACTTAGTTTTAACATAATTTATATCTCAATTATATGCTTCGTTTTCTTCATCACCTGAATATGTGGCTTTTGAATAATCAACTGATCCAAATTCAAACATATCTTTAAGAGTATTAAATACAGGCAATTGTTTATTTCTAACTGTTGCAGTTAAGATATTGTTTGCAAATGACTTATCTAATTTACTTTGACTTAATGTTAAGTATGAACTTGATAACAAATTATATCCAACTTTAGAAACTTGGGTAGCTTTTGAATAATCAAGAATTGGTTGATTTGAACTATCTAATCCAACAAAATAAACTCCAGATTTAGATAGATCAACTTCTTTATTCGTAACTCCGGCACTCACTCCAAACCCTTCGCTGATTAAAAAACTAGGAGTTGGTTGATATACTGAATTATTTTCTGCTCCAAAAAATCTTTGGTAATAAGTCCCAAATAAACTTGAAGTAATAGAATGACTTGAAGAAAGACCTCTTGTTGCCCCAACTGGAAAAACATAATTTGCATTTGGAGAATTTTTTGAATCAACAAAGCTTAAAACCTTTCCGTAGTAGTAAAATGCCGCTTCATATCCAGCATAACCGAGTCCTTCTGGTCTTTCATCTTCTTTTTGATTTTGAAATATTTTATTTAAGACATCAAAGTTAGAATCTGAATTATCATTTTTAACTGCATAGTAAAGATTTGATTTTCTTTGAGGGTTTATGTGTTTATTTGGAGAACCATTAATTCAAAGAAGACCATTACTTTCTGGATTAAATTCATTAGACAAATCATCATTACGATAAATAATGCTATCAAAAAATGATTTTGGAACAACAGAATTTAGCAATGATTTTCAAACGATTTTTCTTTTTCCATCTGCCGATGATGTAGAAGAATTTCATCCATTATCAGCATCATCTATATTATATAAACCTTTGATATTATCATTAACTCTTTTTCACAATGCATTAACATATTGAAGCTCTTCGGGAGTTAAAGTCTTGTTTAAAGGCACTTTAATTGCTGGAGAGCCATCTTTATTTTTTAATCTTACATTAGTGATTTTAATTGTTCCATCTTCATTAACCTTAAAATCAAAAGGTTGAACTTGAAGATTTGATGAATTAGTTCCTGTAAATTTAATTGGGTTCCCTTGTCCATCTTTAAATTGAGAAAGCATCTGTGTTAAACTAATTGTTTTAAAGGTTTTTTGTCCATTTTCATTATAAATAACTTTTCCTTGACCTTCAATAAATGGATTTAAAGTTCCTGAATTTGAATCTAGTGAGTTTGCTAAAAACAAATCTCCTAAACGAATGTTTCTTCGTTTAGCGGTTTCTTGAAGCCCTTCAAAAGTTTGAATAAATCTTCTGTCTGGGTTTTTAACTGTGTTAAAAATGTCTTTAGATTTTGACCCTCAAACATCATCATAAGTTTCTCATCTAGTATGAGTCCCGTCATTTTTAATGTATCCAAATTGAGTAAATGTTCCTCTTGGGTTTGGGTTTCCTTGTGCATCAACTCTGCGAACCAATAAGTTAGTGCGAGCTTCAATATAATTTTTGAGTGCTTTAAATGAATAGTATGAACTATCTGAAGCTCCTCCATTAACTGAAATCCCTCCAACAAGTACAGCGCTATCTGTTTCGTCAATAGCTTGACCTTTTTCAAGAGTATAGTGATGACCGTATTCGTGAGCTCCGACATATTTTAAGAAATCATATGAAACCCCTTTGTAGTTTTTAAGAGTGTTTGCAAGAATCATTGGAATTCCAATATTATCATCAACTGAAAATCCTTGATATTCTCCTTCTTCGATGGTGTATTTATAAACTCCATTAGTATCAATTTTTTTAACTAAGTGAGGTCCATTTTGTTTTTTAAGTAAAAATGGGAATTTTTGTGAAATTTCGTCTAAAATTCCATTGTATGAATCTGAATAAATTTGAAACTTCCTTGAAGCAAGTCCTTTGAGTAATTTTCCACTTTGATCAACCGCTGTTAAAGTTTCAGGAGTAGCTGTAAGAGTACGCGGAACTAGAGCACCAGTATATCCTAATGCATATTTAAGAGATCTAAATAAATCTCCTAAAGAAATTTCTTTGTCAGTTTTAAGTGCATCAAAAGTCTCGGTAATTTCACTTTTCTTTTGTTCTTTATCTTGGTGTTCAAAAGTTACAGTAAAAACTTGTCCTTTAACTTCAAAGCTTTTAATTGTTAATTCTTTTAAGTTATTCTCATCAAATTTAGATTCAAGATTAAGAGCTTCTACTGAATTTGAATAATATACTTTGTGATCACTATCTTGATATAAGTAAACTTTTTTTCCTAAATATTGGTCAACATCATAAAAATCAAGGAAGTTTTTGATTTTAGAGTTAACCATTTGTTCAAGAAATTGTTCGGCATAATACTGAGCTGGCGAAGAAACTCCGTCATATAATGGAATAGTAAATTCTGATTTTCCGTCAGTTAAATCAAGAGTTAAATATGCTGTCTTATTTGATTCAATTAAATCATCTGGATTAACAGAGATTCCACGGGCATCAGTAATTTGATATTCAACTAAATCATTAAATGAAACATTTTTATATTCTTCTCCAAATTCTTTAATTTTTTCTTTAAATTCTGTTTCAGTAATATCAGCAGGGAATAATAAATTTTGAGCATTTTGAAATGCTGAAATTTTTGTTGCCCTTTCTTTTGCGTCCCTAATTGATGAAAATAAAGAATTAGGAGCTGGAAGTTTAGGTTCTCTTCCGTTTCTTTGTAAAAATCATTTTTTATAGTTGGAATCATAAATTTTTAATTCTTCGTTATATTTACGATACTCTTCTTTATGTTCCTTATTAACCAAAACCTTAACTTTTTGTCCTCTTAGTTTTCCGACAAAGAAAATATTTTTAAAACTAAGAATACTTTCTTTTCTGTATAAAGGCAATCCTTGAGAATCTCTTAAACTTTCGTTGTTTTTTAAAATGGAAATTTTAACAAGATTTTCTAAAAATCCATCAGCTTGAAATTTTGAAACAGGAGCTTGAAAAGTAGTTTCAGTTAAAGCGTCAGGCGCATTCCCTTCACCACCAATACTTGAGAAAATAGGTGCAACACCAAAAAACGCATCTGGAAAGAATTTGATTTCGCTAGATTCCTTATGAATTGTTGTATGGTTACCTAAAGTAATTGAGTTTCCTCTTCTTTCAACCCCTGGAACAATTCTAAAACTACTTAAGGTAAGTAAATCAGGTCCTCAAGCAACATTATCAATAAATCATTTACTAAATTCTAAAAATCTTTCTGGTCTAACAGCAAGAACATACTCATTGTAAAAATTAAATGAACCATATTTAATTTCTTGAATGAAACTTTCTTGGAATCTTTTGTAATATGCGTTGAAAAATTCATTAAAGTTCATTTTATGTTCTTCGTCATTTACAAATCAGTATTGAGAACCATCATCTGACATCTTCGCTACAGTTCGTTGCTTAAGCGGATCAACAATATTAACTTTGGCTTTTAAGTTACCGTTTTCATCTCTTATAATACTGTAATCATTTTTTAAAAGGTTTTTCGGAATTGCAGAGTATGACCCTAAAACTTCATCAGAGTTATTAGAATAAGCGAGCATTGCCCCTAATGTCGCACCTGAACCAATAACAACTGTTGAAACTGCAAGAAGAGTTTTCTGCAATAATGACAATTTTAATTTCCTTTTCATAGTCGCCTTTCTTTAAATTTACTATATAAGTACCATCAAAAGTACAATATATTTTTTATTTTATCATATTTT
Coding sequences:
- a CDS encoding ABC transporter permease, which codes for MAKFLENLKNKTSQKIDSLRKSQELSQTNLENLEGAPNAFMQPINYKKWKLIGDAFEYSESQHLGKETKVFKEFIHRFSQNTGGVFGFWILVFLIVLALFIPFFTQDPLLSNVNGRYLSFGQRDNHGVYHFLGTDIQGRDLWARLWWGLRYSIALAIVTVLIEVVIGVSIGIMMGQFETFDKIMTFIIKIISIVPTILILILMAIVINPSFWVIALALSLTSWTGMANQIRAQVKRAKNFEWVAASRVLGTPTIKILKNYIPVILPILITQLVFSIPGVILAETSLAFIGLNIENTATLGNLISEGQKNFPQYLRYVFVPSAVLVLITTSIQLIGASVQDSLRRQR
- a CDS encoding ABC transporter substrate-binding protein, whose amino-acid sequence is MKRKLNLKKTLLLTSSLLTGSLTAVAMSCSAAPYDPDNFNSNVKKEYDFGLATDPINNLNYVRYSSLDRVIPSLVESFTKEGPTTSLKSIISIGSFKFALVDTPISVNPNNPKADFDEIFKQNKNKFSEKDGYGGVSGAHLSLDDFEILGGLGKESGNDAIRQSSIYAFKNPKNQNNVSAFTGFLNNGNSVWSNGDTITAQDLRDYFEYILDLNTGSQKLNKILKLTGIRGAEEFVNAQKEYISKFNKPYPNPWGRRKYIFSKDFGKYVQDPNDKVWQYYEKDPQKPGEFLDKEYVDKIHKAALNFGFYTGQLFLDYGNEEIFNNLDLNPDFSYDAPVQDFIIKDVEKGTKTIKLVRNEYVNPYQNFDKGKSAYQTLANDEYSFTMIFDENKTPSRINLIFYILPALFPINRKYIETEVGGIDNYGADVSKFLTSGAFKIASPNDVVFGPQGYMLLTKNRDYYDNANTISNKIKIYFSTDKTTNSTLFEDGYISQTYIPAEKIVSYWSNPAEKQYLNKNQGVGTIAFGFNLDPVTNSESYINDQDLRNYIYYSINRGDLLKTVNWDFSFPVNTWTAFGSHKLDDGRSLEMFFDGQESKAKNGETFELQNYEYLVHLGKTFQLERTNRRDLTYSENTAKFYLERFKKNHPELKGKSITLRYLNNSTEEQRKAGAALQETLLRNSEGFVNIDIKALPENTYASFIETGKYDIIYRNYDYLSGNTVQDYVGVFYKTDEINPLIQKNIGFTNNPVGAWTYQSYISELLLEKLLPSNKNEVKNPNVSKEELLKEIFAIGLQVYSEDQSIKNAIESSSSLSDISNQINKLLSTFKTKILSKTKNILYSALFNNNLFSTTLLEYLAINNSNKVKNLLLSVGISKNNLKNSRLDKLLQIYLYYLLDTNTLDAVNNFKIHVRGKDKTKDLTLQSSSLPLDPITGKSYNLTLADKLALTTFDTAERLEALIVPFSDYEERIQYFKQVINRLSNLTDEQKQAYYNQLEQQTEIEDMKDIFIDALEKNNDQNETVGYLFDFQLKELKLWSKFNDLSMRHFDQKENNQNTGVSENDIDYSGRLDAFFSGNFTDEESYRGWNSTLDVFIFVALLEKVIRDGSPIIPLMEVDTNWEITKIGGVRGVFSFKLQFAYDVTNPPRPGLPRKRDA
- a CDS encoding ABC transporter permease; the protein is MNELTKLNQTYKHLKGNYKESSSKVFFTNKRVSEHSFKDFFSFTEHPVFRTFWKIFKIILEFFVIGFIVITIAFFLINAVPGSNSLTAGLQESQRIAIEQKYGLNLPIFLRYLNYLNGLAHLDFGISLSLFPAQPISDWIGARFLKSFYIGIFSVFLTVIIGIPLGIWVGKNPGKFIDNFSTVIVSIFSSVPSIVFAVVLVFLGRLVGIPYVFDQKNFATYILPGLALSLTSIIVYIKYIRTELNRELNSVHAKFAYLKGVSKNRFVWKHALKPSLFPIATFFPAVIFGSFLGSIFIEQIFFISGSGATLLQAIQTKDYNVILFLMVIFAILTILSYATRDLLYEAIDPRVRRRGK
- a CDS encoding ABC transporter ATP-binding protein, with translation MLKKLFSKNKDTNSNSSIFSLESLKNKLSKGRKKLLAFDWDKFYKDVQYKTFNDGTKLPIAAEINDIYLSFTNPARPGEKNKVLRGPSIQIYEGKVHAIIGESGSGKSVLTSLLYGLTGDNAVIDSGEIKLYNNNVENFTFKDWERSGYRGKVVSAVFQNPMSTLNPTMKVGKQIMEGMLVNKIVKTKKEAYNRAVDFLRKTKINDPEAVMKLYPHEMSGGMIQRVVIATIVALGSKILVLDEPTTALDPTVQALVLDVIKELQHELKLSIVFITHDLGVVASISDYISIMYAGQIIEEGTAREILKNPQHPYTWGLIASMPDVNKGERLATIRGSVPSSLNNIVGDAFAVRNDYALDIDFVEEPQFYWVSETHRVKSALLDDRAPEYQPPVLIQKLWKEFAESKNKYEK